A window of Formosa sp. Hel1_31_208 contains these coding sequences:
- a CDS encoding zinc-dependent metalloprotease gives MKKTILFTLTVLLCLAPMSKQAQSKRKKKKDAKTEAVSPAPKKKNGKIKPYDKVITSDAVTDDGLFKVHKIGEKYYFEIPNEHLNKDMLLVSRIAKLPSGLGGGYVNAGSKTGERLIVWERFDTKILIKERSYNSVADDDLPISISVKSNNYEPILFAFDIAAFSKDSSAVVVDVTKFYSTDVKAISGLPARYRTTYKVRNLDASRSYINTMKSFPQNIEVVQDMTYNASAPPSARAAQTISLQMNQSMILLPEEPMQSRFADDRVGWFTFSQVDYGSPKLKADTKTYIRRWRLEPKDPAAYARGELVEPVKPIVYYLDPATPESLRKYIKEGIELWQGPFEKAGFKNAIIAKYPPTKEEDPDFSPEDVRYSVVRYVASETRNAVGPSVSDPRSGEIIESDIIWYHNHLRSYRNRYLLETGAANPTARTLDTSDEEIGEMMKMVIAHEVGHALGLPHNMSASKAYDVESYRSGDFTQKNGIASTIMDYARYNYIAQPGDQNIRFIRQMGPYDDYAINWGYRNIPGTTSSEAELPTLEKWIMDKAGDPRYVFGRQSSRFDPTSQTEDIGNDAIKASNYALKNLKYVAQNLPQWTSDQTNDYDDLEELYGELLGCYNRYIGHVLGNVGGVVEHLITPKQDGIAYEAVPKALQQESMQWLHKNAFETPVWLVDKRMLQNIDYAGYTERVRRLQSRYLNGLLSFDRLGRLIDHETLDTTNYSALQMLQELRKGIMSETTATKNVDVFRRNLQRAYVDRMAFLMTEDMNPQRSTQYFNVSQSDIRALVRGELNTLKRQVGAAANRPVNLVTKYHYRDLVERIDVILVPK, from the coding sequence AGTTCATAAAATAGGAGAGAAGTACTATTTTGAAATTCCAAACGAACACCTTAATAAAGACATGCTCCTAGTAAGTAGAATCGCAAAACTACCTTCAGGATTAGGCGGAGGTTATGTGAATGCAGGCTCAAAAACGGGTGAGCGTCTTATAGTATGGGAACGTTTTGATACTAAAATTTTAATTAAAGAGCGTTCTTATAATTCGGTAGCCGACGACGATTTGCCAATAAGTATTTCAGTAAAATCTAATAATTATGAGCCAATTCTGTTTGCTTTTGATATTGCCGCTTTTAGTAAAGACTCTTCAGCAGTAGTCGTAGATGTTACAAAGTTTTACAGTACAGATGTGAAAGCAATTAGCGGACTACCAGCGCGCTACCGAACCACTTATAAGGTACGAAATCTTGATGCCTCTCGTAGTTATATTAATACGATGAAAAGCTTTCCGCAAAATATTGAAGTGGTGCAAGACATGACCTATAATGCATCGGCACCGCCATCAGCAAGGGCTGCACAAACTATTAGTTTGCAAATGAACCAATCCATGATATTACTGCCCGAAGAACCAATGCAATCCCGTTTTGCAGATGATCGTGTTGGTTGGTTTACCTTTAGTCAGGTAGATTATGGAAGTCCGAAACTTAAAGCAGATACAAAAACGTACATCAGACGCTGGCGATTAGAACCAAAAGATCCTGCGGCTTATGCTAGAGGTGAATTGGTAGAACCCGTAAAACCTATTGTATATTACTTAGATCCTGCAACTCCAGAAAGTTTAAGAAAATACATCAAAGAAGGTATCGAATTATGGCAAGGTCCATTTGAAAAAGCGGGTTTTAAAAATGCCATTATCGCAAAATATCCTCCAACAAAAGAGGAAGATCCCGATTTTAGTCCGGAAGATGTGCGCTATTCAGTAGTGCGTTACGTAGCTAGTGAAACTAGAAATGCCGTTGGGCCAAGTGTTTCCGATCCTAGAAGTGGAGAAATCATTGAGAGTGATATCATATGGTACCACAACCATTTGCGTTCATACCGAAACCGTTACTTACTCGAAACAGGTGCTGCAAATCCTACAGCGAGAACTTTAGACACATCTGATGAAGAGATAGGAGAAATGATGAAAATGGTGATAGCTCACGAAGTAGGTCATGCTTTAGGCTTGCCACACAATATGAGTGCGAGTAAAGCGTATGATGTAGAAAGTTATAGAAGTGGTGACTTCACACAAAAAAACGGAATAGCCTCGACCATTATGGATTATGCACGTTACAATTATATTGCACAGCCTGGTGATCAGAATATTCGATTTATCAGACAAATGGGACCTTATGATGACTATGCTATAAATTGGGGTTATCGCAATATTCCTGGGACTACGAGTTCTGAAGCGGAGCTACCAACCTTAGAAAAATGGATTATGGACAAAGCGGGTGATCCTAGATATGTCTTCGGAAGACAAAGCAGCCGATTTGATCCTACCTCACAAACTGAGGATATAGGAAATGATGCCATTAAAGCATCTAATTACGCATTAAAGAATTTAAAATATGTCGCCCAAAATTTACCACAATGGACAAGCGATCAAACTAATGATTATGACGATCTCGAAGAATTGTATGGTGAATTATTAGGCTGCTATAATCGTTATATTGGACATGTATTGGGCAATGTAGGCGGTGTAGTGGAACATCTCATTACACCAAAGCAAGATGGTATCGCTTATGAAGCAGTTCCAAAAGCCTTACAGCAAGAATCGATGCAATGGTTGCACAAAAACGCGTTTGAAACTCCAGTTTGGCTAGTAGACAAGCGCATGCTACAAAATATTGATTATGCGGGTTACACAGAACGTGTGAGACGCTTACAAAGTCGCTATTTAAATGGCTTACTGAGTTTTGATCGTTTAGGAAGACTCATCGACCACGAAACCCTAGATACTACAAATTATAGTGCACTGCAAATGCTTCAAGAGTTGAGAAAAGGAATTATGAGCGAAACTACTGCAACAAAAAATGTAGATGTTTTCCGTCGTAATTTACAGCGAGCTTATGTTGATCGTATGGCATTTCTCATGACCGAAGACATGAATCCGCAACGAAGCACTCAGTATTTTAATGTGTCACAATCTGATATTCGTGCTTTAGTGCGTGGTGAATTAAATACTCTAAAACGTCAGGTGGGTGCAGCAGCAAATCGCCCTGTGAATCTGGTAACCAAATATCATTATAGAGATTTAGTAGAACGAATTGACGTTATCTTAGTTCCGAAATAA
- a CDS encoding Crp/Fnr family transcriptional regulator has product MQQIKAYLDQIAAISQSDWDFFTSKLQRRVIQKKDIFLKINTVENHISFIESGVVRLFIPKENPEKEITFGFSFKDQFISAYDSFLTQTPSAYQLQALTETTILSITYDDLQAVYKTTQIGNLIGRLTAERLFLLKSKREQNLLNLTAEERYMKLFKERPELIKVIPLKYISSYIGVTAQALSRIRRRL; this is encoded by the coding sequence GTGCAACAGATAAAAGCGTACTTAGACCAAATAGCCGCCATATCACAATCAGATTGGGATTTTTTTACCTCTAAATTACAGCGTCGTGTGATTCAAAAGAAAGACATATTTCTAAAAATCAATACCGTAGAAAATCACATTTCCTTTATTGAATCGGGTGTTGTACGTTTATTTATTCCTAAAGAAAACCCTGAGAAAGAAATCACCTTTGGCTTTAGTTTTAAAGACCAGTTTATTAGTGCATACGACTCGTTCTTAACACAGACACCTTCGGCTTACCAACTACAAGCACTTACAGAAACGACCATTTTAAGTATAACCTATGACGATTTACAAGCGGTTTATAAAACAACCCAAATTGGAAATCTTATTGGACGATTAACAGCAGAACGTCTCTTTTTATTAAAATCTAAACGGGAACAAAACTTGTTGAATTTGACAGCAGAGGAACGATATATGAAATTATTTAAAGAACGCCCAGAACTCATAAAAGTAATTCCTCTTAAATATATAAGTTCCTATATTGGTGTGACTGCACAAGCGCTTAGTAGGATTAGGCGACGTTTATAA
- a CDS encoding cold-shock protein, which produces MSKGTVKFFNDAKGFGFITEEGSNNEHFVHISGLVDEIREGDIVEFDLTEGKKGLNAVNVKVI; this is translated from the coding sequence ATGAGTAAAGGAACAGTAAAATTCTTCAACGATGCCAAAGGATTTGGCTTCATCACCGAAGAAGGTTCAAACAATGAGCATTTTGTACACATTTCAGGATTAGTAGACGAGATTCGCGAAGGCGATATTGTTGAATTCGATTTGACAGAAGGCAAAAAAGGATTAAACGCAGTAAACGTAAAAGTTATCTAA
- a CDS encoding DUF6090 family protein, which yields MSKYIGYAIGEIVLVIIGILIALGINNWNQDKQLKRANVVLQQKVLKQLDIDIETISDFKKELDTLQQVYLKTLDRPYDKSKVGEEGLISTLLFEVNTLTLDNHIINLVDNAELEVSSASEQLIDLSSTYKIYRKDIDDIEKIIFEKTTNNLKEIEKTEDWYIEFITDFICKNDCINYLLNNKDHKARIASLRFLYIVGYDSIIDIFQNDLLKSKEQLLKALSK from the coding sequence ATGAGTAAATATATAGGATATGCTATTGGAGAGATTGTACTCGTCATTATTGGGATTTTAATCGCTTTAGGCATTAATAATTGGAACCAAGATAAGCAGCTCAAACGGGCTAATGTCGTGCTTCAACAAAAAGTATTGAAACAACTAGATATTGATATAGAGACGATTTCCGACTTTAAAAAAGAATTAGACACCCTGCAACAAGTGTATCTTAAGACTTTAGATCGTCCTTATGATAAAAGCAAAGTAGGTGAAGAAGGGCTGATATCAACCCTTTTATTTGAGGTGAATACATTAACCCTAGATAACCATATTATTAATTTGGTTGATAATGCTGAACTTGAGGTTAGTAGCGCTTCTGAGCAACTTATAGATTTAAGTAGTACGTATAAAATATACAGAAAGGATATTGACGATATTGAGAAAATTATTTTTGAGAAAACAACTAATAATCTAAAGGAAATAGAAAAAACAGAGGATTGGTACATCGAATTTATAACCGATTTTATATGTAAAAACGATTGTATTAATTACCTCCTAAATAATAAAGATCATAAGGCTAGAATAGCGTCCTTAAGATTTCTATATATCGTAGGCTATGATTCAATTATTGATATTTTTCAAAATGATTTATTAAAGTCAAAAGAACAACTTTTAAAGGCCTTGAGTAAATAA
- a CDS encoding acyl-CoA desaturase: MVIVIFVLLLWYGGLFFQSFFLHRYAAHQVFTMSKTMERISFILTWIFQGSSYLSAYGYGIMHRMHHAYTDTEKDPHSPSHDANVFAMMWKTKTIYQDINKQRIPIDQRFTKNVPQWTKFDLFASSRFSRLLWITSYILFFAFFVTAWWQWLLLPITFLMAPIHGVIINWFGHIYGYVNYKMKNTSKNLFRFDFLMMGEGYHNNHHKHASRANFGVKWYEIDITYLIIKLLDAFGCIKLKPITVKD; this comes from the coding sequence ATGGTGATTGTTATTTTTGTTTTATTGCTTTGGTATGGAGGCTTATTTTTTCAGTCGTTCTTTTTGCATCGTTATGCAGCTCATCAAGTATTTACCATGTCAAAAACGATGGAACGTATAAGCTTTATCTTGACCTGGATTTTTCAAGGTTCAAGTTACCTAAGTGCATATGGTTATGGTATTATGCACCGCATGCACCATGCCTATACAGATACTGAAAAAGATCCGCATTCTCCATCTCATGATGCTAATGTGTTTGCGATGATGTGGAAAACAAAAACGATCTATCAAGATATTAATAAACAGCGTATTCCTATTGATCAGCGTTTTACCAAAAATGTACCGCAATGGACAAAATTTGATCTTTTTGCAAGTTCTCGCTTTTCTAGATTACTTTGGATTACAAGTTACATTCTATTTTTTGCCTTCTTTGTGACCGCTTGGTGGCAATGGTTGTTATTGCCTATTACGTTTTTAATGGCGCCAATTCATGGCGTAATTATTAATTGGTTTGGGCATATTTATGGCTATGTCAATTATAAAATGAAAAACACGAGCAAAAATCTATTCCGTTTTGATTTTTTAATGATGGGTGAAGGCTATCATAATAATCATCATAAGCATGCGAGCAGAGCTAATTTTGGTGTCAAATGGTATGAAATTGATATCACATATTTGATCATAAAACTATTGGATGCTTTCGGATGTATCAAATTAAAACCCATCACAGTTAAAGATTAG